A part of Aquibium oceanicum genomic DNA contains:
- a CDS encoding acetyl-CoA carboxylase biotin carboxylase subunit, with translation MFKKILIANRGEIACRVIKTARKMGIATVAVYSDADRDAVHVEMADEAVHIGPAAAAQSYLVGDKIIDACKATGAEAVHPGYGFLSERASFCAALEKEGIVFIGPKPRAIEAMGDKIESKKFANAAKVNTVPGWLGVIEDADHAVRIAGEIGYPVMLKASAGGGGKGMRIAWNDAECREGFQSSKNEAKSSFGDDRVFIEKFVVDPRHIEIQVLGDGHGNAIYLGERECSIQRRNQKVVEEAPSPFLDDATRRAMGEQSVALAKAVEYQSAGTVEFIVDKDRNFYFLEMNTRLQVEHPVTELITGIDLVEQMIRVAAGEKLSIRQEDLKLNGWAVESRLYAEDPYRNFLPSIGRLTRYQPPEEGRIGDVVVRNDTGVTEGAEISMFYDPMIAKLCTWAPTRIEAIDAMSDALDAFVVDGIEHNIPFLAALMQHPRWREGRLSTAFIAEEYPDGFEPILPDADDTTVLAAVALSVELLRKDRLDRLTGRLAPHTGALKPDWEVKIGDDYIPVSIAEGMISIPLEVDLRVAGGKPLTVASSWRPGEAVWRGTVGNRSVTAQLRPIANGLRIAWKGMSVTARAMLPATAELDRLMPVKLPPDTSKLLLCPMPGMVVSISVEEGQEVKAGETLAVVEAMKMENVLRADRDLTVTKVNAKPGESLAVDAVIMEFA, from the coding sequence ATGTTCAAGAAAATCCTGATTGCCAACCGCGGCGAGATCGCCTGCCGCGTCATCAAGACCGCCCGGAAGATGGGGATCGCGACGGTGGCGGTCTATTCCGACGCCGACCGCGACGCGGTGCATGTGGAGATGGCTGACGAGGCGGTCCACATCGGCCCGGCCGCGGCGGCGCAGAGCTATCTTGTCGGCGACAAGATCATCGATGCATGCAAGGCGACGGGCGCGGAGGCGGTGCATCCGGGCTACGGCTTCCTGTCCGAACGCGCCTCCTTCTGCGCGGCGCTGGAAAAGGAAGGCATCGTCTTCATCGGTCCCAAGCCCCGAGCCATCGAGGCGATGGGCGACAAGATCGAATCGAAGAAGTTCGCCAATGCGGCGAAGGTGAATACCGTTCCGGGCTGGCTCGGCGTCATCGAAGATGCCGACCACGCGGTCAGGATCGCCGGCGAGATCGGGTATCCGGTCATGCTCAAGGCGTCGGCCGGCGGCGGCGGCAAGGGCATGCGCATCGCCTGGAACGACGCCGAGTGCCGCGAGGGCTTCCAGTCTTCCAAGAACGAGGCGAAGTCCTCCTTCGGCGACGATCGGGTCTTCATCGAGAAGTTCGTCGTCGATCCCCGCCACATCGAGATCCAGGTGCTGGGCGACGGGCATGGCAATGCCATCTATCTCGGCGAGCGCGAATGCTCCATCCAGCGCCGCAACCAGAAGGTCGTGGAAGAGGCGCCGTCGCCCTTCCTCGACGACGCGACCCGCCGCGCCATGGGCGAGCAGTCGGTCGCGCTGGCCAAGGCGGTGGAATACCAGAGCGCCGGCACGGTCGAGTTCATCGTCGACAAGGACCGCAACTTCTACTTCCTCGAGATGAACACGCGCCTGCAGGTCGAGCATCCGGTGACCGAACTGATCACCGGCATCGACCTCGTGGAGCAGATGATCCGCGTCGCGGCGGGCGAGAAGCTGTCGATCCGCCAGGAGGACCTGAAGCTCAACGGCTGGGCCGTCGAGAGCCGGCTTTACGCCGAAGACCCCTACCGCAACTTCCTGCCCTCGATCGGCCGGCTGACCCGCTACCAGCCGCCGGAGGAGGGACGGATCGGCGACGTCGTGGTGCGCAACGACACCGGCGTCACCGAGGGTGCCGAGATCTCGATGTTCTACGATCCGATGATCGCCAAGCTCTGCACCTGGGCGCCGACCCGCATCGAGGCGATCGACGCGATGTCGGATGCGCTCGACGCCTTCGTGGTCGACGGCATCGAGCACAATATCCCCTTCCTCGCCGCGCTGATGCAGCATCCGCGCTGGCGCGAAGGCCGGCTTTCGACCGCCTTCATCGCGGAGGAGTATCCGGACGGCTTCGAACCAATCCTTCCGGATGCCGACGACACGACCGTCCTCGCCGCCGTCGCCCTCTCTGTCGAACTCCTGCGCAAGGATCGTCTCGACCGGCTGACCGGCCGCCTGGCACCCCACACCGGCGCGCTGAAGCCCGACTGGGAGGTGAAGATCGGCGACGACTACATTCCGGTCAGCATCGCGGAAGGCATGATTTCCATCCCGCTCGAGGTCGATCTGCGCGTGGCCGGCGGCAAGCCGCTGACGGTCGCATCCAGCTGGCGCCCCGGCGAGGCGGTCTGGCGCGGAACCGTCGGGAACCGTTCCGTGACGGCGCAGCTGCGGCCTATCGCCAACGGCCTGCGCATCGCCTGGAAAGGCATGTCGGTGACCGCCCGCGCCATGCTGCCGGCGACCGCCGAACTCGACCGGCTGATGCCTGTCAAGCTCCCGCCGGACACCTCGAAGCTTCTCTTATGCCCCATGCCTGGAATGGTGGTCTCGATTTCGGTCGAGGAAGGGCAGGAGGTCAAGGCCGGAGAGACGCTCGCCGTCGTCGAGGCCATGAAGATGGAAAACGTCCTGCGCGCCGACCGCGACCTCACCGTGACGAAGGTGAACGCCAAGCCGGGCGAGAGCCTGGCTGTCGACGCGGTGATCATGGAGTTCGCCTGA
- a CDS encoding sodium/substrate symporter small subunit — translation MPSIDAGNRKRHWARTRNLAFAVVAVWGVAAILVPLAATAVGVFPFLDTPFGSIVWAQGSLFAAVVLIWSVNLRQDRIDDVTGVGD, via the coding sequence ATGCCCAGCATCGACGCCGGCAACCGCAAACGGCACTGGGCGAGGACCAGGAACCTGGCCTTCGCCGTCGTGGCCGTGTGGGGCGTCGCAGCGATACTGGTTCCGCTTGCGGCGACGGCGGTCGGCGTGTTCCCCTTCCTGGATACCCCTTTCGGCTCAATCGTGTGGGCGCAGGGCTCGCTCTTCGCCGCGGTCGTTCTGATCTGGTCCGTGAACCTGCGGCAGGACCGGATCGACGACGTGACCGGCGTCGGGGACTGA
- a CDS encoding VC_2705 family sodium/solute symporter, with protein MTDDDRGRSGFIDNPGKLFVLGTLGFLAFFAFMAVLEQMGVGSASIGAGFLVFTVGFYAVIGWLARTARVDVYYVAGRAIPTHYNGMATAADFLSGAFFVALAGGIYFGGYPYLGFVTGIAGGFVLVNALLAPFLRKSGCYTVPDFIGTRYGSRTARLCALVVLAVTCFVYLTAQVSATGTIAAVTLGLPFEQGVWLATIAIFACSMLGGMRGVTWTQAAQYVVLAIAFLVPVLWIASGQGFGSIPFFSLGDAIDRVTELEALHGLHPAREAIEGLSVLAQPQGAEGSGWTMVSLAVCIMAGTAAMPHILMHSFTTPTVRSARRSVGWAIVFAAVLLLSAPALATLTKLQLLDPSLATSVIGKAVAEVSNLGWVQHWTSAGMMAVADQNGDGIVQLNEFFLRPELIVLAAPEIAGLPHVLTALVAAGCLAATMSTANGLLLAIANALSHDLYHKVVDRKADTSRRLIVARLLLLAAGAAAAYASSLQVAGILGTLAWAFGFAASGLFFPLVLGVWWKRANMAGAVAGMVGGFAAGSAYLYLVFNEIIPPLLGIDDMRFGIVGMAASLLCMIAATLLTRPPSREAQDMVDELRMPGGQTILGQD; from the coding sequence ATGACGGACGACGACCGCGGCAGAAGCGGTTTCATCGACAATCCCGGCAAGCTCTTCGTTCTGGGGACGCTCGGCTTTTTGGCGTTCTTCGCCTTCATGGCGGTGCTGGAACAGATGGGGGTCGGAAGCGCGTCGATCGGGGCTGGCTTCCTCGTTTTCACGGTCGGATTCTACGCCGTGATCGGCTGGCTGGCGCGCACCGCGCGGGTCGATGTCTATTACGTCGCCGGCCGCGCAATTCCGACGCACTACAACGGCATGGCCACAGCGGCCGATTTTCTGTCCGGCGCGTTTTTTGTGGCGCTGGCCGGGGGCATCTACTTCGGCGGCTACCCCTATCTTGGCTTCGTGACAGGCATCGCCGGCGGCTTCGTGCTCGTGAACGCGCTGCTCGCACCCTTTCTGCGTAAGTCCGGCTGCTACACGGTCCCGGATTTCATCGGGACCCGCTATGGCAGCCGCACGGCGCGGCTCTGCGCGCTGGTCGTGCTGGCGGTGACGTGTTTCGTCTACCTGACCGCGCAGGTGAGCGCGACGGGGACGATCGCCGCGGTCACGCTCGGGTTACCGTTCGAGCAGGGCGTATGGCTGGCGACGATCGCCATTTTCGCCTGCTCCATGCTCGGCGGGATGCGCGGCGTCACCTGGACCCAAGCAGCCCAGTATGTCGTGCTGGCCATCGCCTTCCTGGTGCCGGTCCTGTGGATCGCGAGCGGGCAGGGCTTCGGATCGATCCCGTTCTTCTCGCTCGGCGACGCGATCGACCGCGTGACGGAGCTCGAGGCCCTGCACGGCTTGCATCCGGCCCGCGAGGCCATTGAAGGCTTGTCCGTGCTCGCCCAACCGCAGGGCGCGGAGGGCAGCGGTTGGACAATGGTGTCGCTCGCCGTCTGCATCATGGCCGGAACGGCCGCGATGCCGCACATCCTCATGCATTCGTTCACCACGCCCACAGTGCGGTCGGCGCGCCGGTCGGTGGGATGGGCGATCGTGTTCGCAGCGGTCCTCCTCCTCTCGGCGCCCGCCCTCGCCACGCTGACCAAGCTGCAATTGCTCGACCCGTCGCTGGCGACGTCTGTAATCGGCAAGGCGGTCGCGGAGGTCTCGAACCTCGGCTGGGTGCAGCATTGGACGTCGGCCGGAATGATGGCCGTCGCGGACCAGAACGGCGACGGGATCGTCCAGCTGAACGAGTTTTTCCTGCGGCCCGAATTGATCGTGCTGGCGGCGCCGGAGATCGCGGGGTTGCCGCATGTGCTCACGGCGCTGGTGGCGGCCGGTTGCCTAGCAGCGACGATGTCGACGGCCAACGGCCTGCTGCTGGCCATCGCCAATGCGCTGTCGCACGATCTCTACCACAAGGTCGTCGATCGCAAGGCGGATACGTCGCGCCGGCTGATCGTGGCCCGCCTGCTGCTGCTCGCCGCGGGCGCGGCTGCGGCCTACGCGTCCTCGCTGCAGGTGGCCGGCATCCTCGGCACGCTTGCCTGGGCCTTCGGCTTCGCGGCTTCCGGCCTGTTCTTCCCGCTGGTGCTCGGCGTGTGGTGGAAGCGGGCCAACATGGCGGGCGCGGTGGCGGGAATGGTCGGCGGTTTCGCGGCCGGGTCGGCCTATCTCTACCTGGTGTTCAACGAGATCATTCCGCCGCTGCTCGGGATCGACGACATGCGCTTCGGCATCGTCGGCATGGCGGCGAGCCTCCTGTGCATGATCGCCGCCACGCTGCTGACGCGCCCTCCTTCAAGGGAGGCCCAGGACATGGTCGACGAGCTGCGCATGCCGGGCGGACAAACCATCCTCGGCC